Proteins found in one Aethina tumida isolate Nest 87 chromosome 1, icAetTumi1.1, whole genome shotgun sequence genomic segment:
- the LOC109597438 gene encoding calcium-independent phospholipase A2-gamma, with translation MSLNQWKLFIQLKDAISKLSNDKTIPANLTKDFMQILQKLPPSIFKHDLMKYVDNFTNQKSDSNAEGYLPTVIKGIKHKIGKAKEDKVKDVPKWKKSNIQYSAPSETQSIILSIQSAESDESLVHCINILIKHIQDYPEAKSRAIRLGAIRLLLRTRRAATSDGVLSSVNECLAVLGYANPVPKKGIRVLAMDGGGIRGLLVLELLKKLEDVTGKRVHELFDYFCGVSTGAILAYSMALHQKPLDVISERYESISREVFKQSALWGTGSLVLTHSYYDTSIWERKLKEHLGDAKLISTARDPFCPKICAVSAVVNQTRLSAYLFRNYSLPWRYQSEYLGSSSHEVWQAARASSAAPTYFDEFKLGNLIHQDGGILVNNPTAIALHEVKLIWPDTPIQCVVSFGTGRTVPTSSDMISLPENAINTSWAGKFYKILDSATDTEAVHTMLNDLLPANVYYRFNPYLTEMVSMVETDEKKLEQLKRDAVMYLRRNEDKIHEAANALVEEKTYIQKLKDYVNLQRDIHGL, from the exons ATGTCTTTAAATCagtggaaattatttatacaattgaaGGATgccatttcaaaattatcaaatgataAAACAATTCCGGCAAATTTAACAAAGGATTTCATGCAGATTTTACAAAAACTACCACCTTCAATATTCAAACATGACTTAATGAAgtatgttgataattttacaaatcaaaaatctGATAGTAATGCAGAAGGATACTTACCAACAGTTATTAAGGGTATAAAGCATAAAATTGGTAAAGCTAAGGAGGATAAAGTAAAAGACGTcccaaaatggaaaaaatcaaatatacag tattCTGCCCCCAGTGAAACacaaagtataatattatctATACAATCTGCAGAAAGTGATGAGTCACTAGTTCACtgtattaacatattaatcaaGCACATCCAAGATTATCCGGAAGCTAAAAGTCGAGCTATAAGG TTGGGTGCCATACGTCTTTTGTTAAGAACAAGAAGAGCCGCAACCAGCGATGGGGTCCTCAGTAGTGTCAATGAGTGTCTTGCAGTTTTGGGTTATGCGAATCCAGTGCCAAAAAAAGGCATACGAGTATTAGCTATGGATGGTGGTGGTATCAGAGGTCTGCTGGTCTTAGAACTGCTGAAGAAACTTGAAGACGTTACAGGAAAAAGGGTCCATgaattgtttgattatttttgtggAGTCAGTACTGGTGCTATCTTGGCCTACTCAATGG CTCTGCATCAGAAACCTTTAGATGTAATATCAGAACGATACGAGTCCATAAGTAGAGAAGTATTTAAGCAGTCCGCTTTGTGGGGTACTGGAAGTTTGGTTCTCACACACTCATACTATGACACCTCAATATGGGAAAGGAAACTTAAGGAACATTTGGGTGATGCTAAATTAATTAGCACTGCAAGAGATCCATTTTGTCCAAAG atATGTGCCGTATCAGCAGTGGTGAACCAAACCAGACTATCAGCTTATCTTTTTCGAAACTATTCTTTGCCCTGGCGGTATCAGTCTGAGTATCTCGGAAGCAGTAGCCATGAAGTGTGGCAGGCTGCAAGGGCTTCGTCAGCAGCCCCTACgtattttgatgaatttaaacTTGGCAATTTAATTCATCAG GATGGCGGCATTCTAGTCAATAATCCTACTGCTATAGCTCTCCATGAGGTAAAACTCATTTGGCCCGATACTCCCATTCAGTGCGTTGTTTCATTTGGTACTGGTCGAACAGTTCCCACTTCATCAGATATGATAAGTTTGCCGGAAAATGCAATAAACACTTCCTGGGCgggtaaattttacaaaatactaGACAGTGCTACTGACACAGAAG cCGTTCATACAATGCTAAATGACCTGTTACCGGCAAATGTGTATTACCGTTTTAATCCGTATCTCACTGAAATGGTAAGTATGGTAGAGACCGATGAGAAAAAATTGGAACAACTGAAACGCGATGCTGTAATGTACCTAAGAAGAAATGAGGATAAGATTCACGAAGCTGCTAATGCTTTGGTTGAGGAAAAAACTTACATTCAGAAGTTGAAGGATTATGTAAATCTACAAAGAGATATACATGGgctgtaa
- the LOC109597301 gene encoding calcium-independent phospholipase A2-gamma, giving the protein MSFSKNITKCSRRCMITIQRRGYNSGASDTVDTAKMQAKSIILNQLKLITQLKNFISKVTLDKTFENALNKEFAHFLQKIQPKTYGKDLIRYFESTTAIPKTLDKQTDQDTSPSSIYLPKVFSGLTFGIGMKVEKKEVIPKWKMGKPTVSKESITCRTSQILSSVMVAEMVKSRHSRIEDLIHHLKQYPEAKHNAVKEGAIRMLLYVREHNKDPAISESLREAFALLGFCDPVKGKGIRILSVDGGGVRGILVIEMLRKLEEFCGKPIYEMFDLICGVSTGAILLTLGGLKRCSLDEVSEIYKNISTQIFTQSTIKGTSNLVWSHSYYDTALWEKLLKAQWGDKTLIETNRDEKVPKYCAVSAVVNQTRLSAYVFRNYSLPCRVQSNYLGGCDHRVWESVRASAAAPTYFEEFRLGRMLHQDGGILVNNPTAVAVHEAKLLWPDTPLQCVVSFGTGRTAINPPTDSEQETATLSGSSWKNKFYTILDSATDTEGVHTMLSDLLPANVYYRFNPYLTEMLDIAEIDPHKIEQLKRDAIMYLRRNEDKFHEAAQALNMKKSKAKHAVEWINLKKDILGFKQN; this is encoded by the exons ATGTCATTTagcaaaaatataacaaaatgcaGCAGAAGGTGCATGATCACCATCCAAAGAAG AGGCTATAATTCTGGAGCATCGGACACCGTGGACACGGCCAAAATGCAAGCGAAGAGCATTATTCTAAACCAGTTGAAATTGATAACGCAACTGAAAAATTTCATATCTAAGGTGACGTTGGACAAAACGTTCGAGAATGCCCTCAACAAGGAATTTGCACACTTTCTACAAAAGATTCAACCGAAAACATATGGCAAGGATTTGATAAGATACTTTGAGTCGACGACGGCTATTCCGAAAACTTTAGATAAGCAAACTGATCAGGACACATCACCCTCCAGTATTTATTTGCCGAAAGTATTTAGTGGACTTACATTTGGAATTGGAATGAAAGTGGAAAAGAAAGAGGTCATACCTAAGTGGAAAATGGGCAAACCTACAGTATCCAAGGAATCCATCACGTGCAGGACGAGCCAAATCTTATCGTCGGTTATGGTCGCGGAGATGGTCAAATCGCGCCACTCAAGAATCGAAGATCTAATCCATCACCTAAAGCAATATCCCGAAGCCAAGCATAATGCTGTCAAG gaaGGTGCAATTAGAATGTTGCTTTATGTCAGAGAGCACAATAAAGATCCGGCCATCAGTGAGTCATTGCGTGAGGCGTTTGCCTTGTTGGGGTTCTGTGATCCTGTGAAAGGAAAGGGTATTCGTATATTGTCTGTTGACGGAGGCGGAGTTCGTGGCATTTTGGTGATCGAGATGCTCAGAAAGCTGGAGGAGTTCTGTGGCAAGCCAATATACGAAATGTTCGATCTGATTTGTGGCGTCAGTACTGGAGCCATACTGTTAACTCTCGGAG GACTGAAAAGATGTTCTTTAGACGAAGTatcagaaatttataaaaatataagcacTCAAATTTTCACCCAGTCAACCATCAAAGGTACTAGCAATTTAGTCTGGAGCCATTCATATTACGACACTGCTCTATGGGAAAAATTACTGAAGGCTCAGTGGGGTGATAAAACGCTCATAGAGACTAATAGAGACGAGAAAGTACCGAAG TACTGTGCAGTGTCTGCTGTGGTAAACCAGACGAGATTGTCCGCTTACGTGTTCCGCAACTATTCACTACCCTGTCGCGTCCAGTCTAACTACTTGGGCGGCTGCGACCACCGCGTGTGGGAATCGGTGCGGGCGTCTGCGGCTGCGCCCACTTATTTTGAAGAGTTCCGTTTGGGGCGTATGCTTCATCAGGATGGCGGCATTTTGGTCAACAACCCGACCGCGGTCGCTGTTCATGAAGCTAAGCTATTGTGGCCCGATACACCACTCCAGTGCGTGGTCTCTTTCGGAACGGGGCGCACTGCCATCAATCCACCTACCGATTCGGAACAGGAAACTGCCACTCTCAGTGGGTCATCAtggaagaataaattttacaccATATTAGATAGTGCAACTGATACTGAAG gtGTTCACACCATGTTATCGGATTTGTTGCCGGCAAACGTGTACTACAGATTCAATCCATATTTGACGGAGATGCTGGACATCGCTGAAATTGACCCCCATAAAATCGAGCAGCTGAAGAGGGACGCTATAATGTATTTACGCAGAAATGAGGACAAGTTTCATGAGGCTGCTCAAGCTTTGAATATGAAAAAGAGCAAAGCTAAACATGCTGTTGAATGGATTAATTTGAAGAAAGACATTCTAGgatttaaacaaaactaa
- the LOC109598163 gene encoding RNA polymerase II-associated protein 3: protein MNPEKMQSIYLQKQIKDNADDMRLFCEELKQWGEDAKRKDQQLRTGSLSNKVEAVKEAMKIEKPSSKIGFTDYSKWDKFDQDGAPDEDTNANSVEIRRHKAFMEKDQGNNYVRNKEWDKAIRCYNRAIEFYPHEALFYANRALCHLRKGDVANAEHDCTISIQLDNKYVKAYQRRAAAREAMNKLYEAKADLLEVLKLEPKNKESMTALDILKTKLGEYVNPPDLSEQRPVSKFTVSRKNTVIPKNPMKFGKDVDDSKGTSWPERGNIIEIKAVQKSPHTRSKRPLKRIDIEEIDVDVIDSKPINTSGNTFINKKVVEKMPSDFKSALEFEKKENLKNLKCRKFDPATTSESTEFNINKMQIIERKEVKNDSLSKSDKNIKNITLSNKTTGNLVNIDLVPPTTSVQFRSTWNNLTTSFQKYVYLKLIPPPSIPKIFDESLENSDISSILEVLVEHHIEKNEPIFEILQNLAQVKRFDILSLFMSDDDKNKLVKLMFYAIDKEQTTKEEIETLVKSYNIKLFN from the exons ATGAATCCTGAAAAAATGCAATCGATTTACCTTCAAAAACAGATTAAAGATAATGCAGATGATATGAGACTTTTCTGTGAAGAACTCAAACAATGGGGCGAGGATGCGAAACGCAAAGACCAACAACTGAGGACAGGATCG ttaTCCAATAAAGTGGAGGCGGTGAAGGAAgctatgaaaattgaaaaaccgTCAAGTAAAATTGGATTTACAGATTATTCTAAATGGGATAAGTTTGATCAAGACGGTGCGCCAGATGAGGATACCAATGCGAACTCTGTTGAGATTAGAAGGCATAAGGCCTTTATGGAAAAAGATCAG GGTAACAATTATGTGCGAAACAAAGAATGGGATAAAGCTATTAGATGTTATAATAGAGCAATTGAATTTTATCCCCATGAAGCTTTATTTTATGCTAATAGAGCACTTTGTCACTTGAGAAAGGGCGA TGTCGCTAATGCAGAACATGATTGTACCATATCTATACAACTTGATAACAAATATGTTAAAGCATACCAAAGAAGGGCAGCAGCAAGGGAAGCAATGAATAAACTGTATGAGGCAAAAGCAGATTTGTTAGAAGTCCTAAAATTAGAACCGAAAAACAAGGAATCAATGACTGCACTAGATATATTGAAAACTAAATTGGGAGAATAtgttaat ccCCCAGATCTTTCAGAACAAAGACCAGTATCAAAGTTTACAGTAAGTAGAAAGAATACTGTAATTCCAAAAAATCCAATGAAGTTTGGGAAAGATGTTGATGACAGTAAAGGTACTTCTTGGCCTGAAAGGGGTAATATAATTGAGATCAAGGCTGTGCAAAAATCTCCTCATACTCGTTCTAAACGACCTTTAAAAAGGATCGACATTGAGGAAATAGATGTGGATGTAATTGATTCAAAACCTATTAACACATCTggtaatacttttataaataaaaaagttgtagaGAAGATGCCAAGTGATTTTAAATCGGCCTTGGAATTCGAAAAAaaagagaatttaaaaaatttaaaatgtagaaaGTTCGATCCAGCTACAACAAGTGAAAGTACcgagtttaatattaataaaatgcaaataattgaaagaaaGGAGGTAAAGAATGATTCACTTTCGAAAAGTGATAAGAACATAAAGAATATTACTCTTAGTAACAAAACGACTGGAAATCtggttaatattgatttagttCCTCCAACAACTTCTGTACAATTTAGGTCAACTTGGAACAATTTGACTACCAGTTTTCAAAAATACGTGtatcttaaattaataccTCCTCCAAGTATTCCAAAAATCTTTGACGAGTCTTTAGAAAACTCTGACATCAGTAGTATTTTGGAGGTCCTTGTGGAACACCATATTGAGAAAAATGAAcccatttttgaaattttacaaaatctaGCACAGGTCAAAAGATTTGATATTCTCAGTTTATTTATGTCGGATGACGACAAGAAta aACTCGTCAAATTGATGTTTTATGCAATAGATAAGGAACAAACAACCAAAGAAGAAATTGAAACGTTAGTGAAGagctataatataaaattgtttaattag